From Streptomyces sp. NBC_00370, a single genomic window includes:
- a CDS encoding ABC transporter permease subunit, whose translation MALASFALALFAAGPLIARELESGTHKLAWSQSISPARWLAAKLAVPAAVVVLTTAVLVGLYRLVWSAHSNLLLAGFPPRRLYFSVGLATVAAPLLSLAVGALCGLLLRRTVPAMVAAGVVQYAITAVRSGTWPFQHTYGVPELSVHSRAITRSGARIADPECYDNLRCLANHDVVGFTRRYLPSDDFWPRQLTETGILLALTALAVAAAFWALKRRTV comes from the coding sequence ATGGCTCTCGCGTCGTTCGCCCTCGCGCTGTTCGCGGCCGGCCCGCTGATCGCCCGCGAGCTGGAGAGCGGCACCCACAAACTCGCCTGGTCGCAGTCCATATCCCCGGCCCGCTGGCTCGCCGCCAAACTCGCCGTCCCCGCCGCCGTCGTCGTCCTGACCACGGCCGTACTGGTCGGCCTGTACCGGCTCGTCTGGTCAGCCCACAGCAATCTGCTGCTCGCCGGCTTCCCGCCCCGCCGGCTGTACTTCTCCGTCGGCCTCGCCACCGTCGCCGCACCGCTGCTCTCCCTGGCTGTCGGCGCGCTCTGCGGCCTCCTGCTGCGCCGCACGGTGCCGGCCATGGTCGCCGCAGGCGTGGTGCAGTACGCGATCACGGCCGTCCGCAGTGGCACCTGGCCCTTCCAGCACACCTACGGGGTGCCCGAACTCTCCGTCCACAGCCGGGCGATCACCAGGTCCGGCGCCCGGATCGCCGACCCGGAGTGCTACGACAACCTGCGCTGCCTCGCCAACCACGACGTGGTCGGCTTCACCCGCCGCTACCTGCCGTCCGACGACTTCTGGCCCCGCCAGCTGACCGAGACGGGCATCCTTCTCGCGCTGACCGCGCTCGCGGTCGCCGCCGCCTTCTGGGCGCTGAAGCGCCGTACCGTCTGA
- a CDS encoding histone deacetylase translates to MTEDLSVIGAWRGASGSAARVWYVSYGSNMHLDRLTYYIAGGRPPGTAATYPGCRDRRPPQASVPVELRGCMYFATESVVWTGGRAFYDPAGRRRVPARAHLVTAEQFSDIAAQEMYRAPGADLDLTEVLERGRSVLGPGRYETLLCPGSVDGSPALTFTAPWSVHDVAWNKPSAAYVRHLAAGLVEAGAWDVADIAVYLASCPGAAGEWSPQDIADLIADPSAH, encoded by the coding sequence ATGACGGAAGACCTGAGTGTCATCGGAGCGTGGCGCGGCGCGAGCGGGTCGGCGGCGCGCGTCTGGTACGTCTCGTACGGCTCCAACATGCATCTGGACCGGCTGACTTACTACATCGCCGGGGGCCGGCCGCCGGGCACCGCCGCGACGTACCCCGGCTGCCGGGACCGGCGGCCGCCGCAGGCCTCCGTGCCGGTCGAACTGCGCGGCTGCATGTACTTCGCCACCGAGTCGGTGGTGTGGACGGGCGGCCGGGCCTTCTACGATCCGGCCGGCCGGCGGCGCGTACCGGCGCGCGCGCATCTGGTCACCGCCGAGCAGTTCTCCGACATCGCGGCCCAGGAGATGTACCGGGCCCCGGGCGCCGACCTGGATCTGACCGAGGTGCTGGAGCGCGGCCGGTCGGTGCTCGGTCCTGGACGGTACGAGACGCTGTTGTGTCCGGGGAGTGTGGACGGCTCTCCCGCGCTCACCTTCACCGCTCCGTGGAGTGTGCACGACGTCGCGTGGAACAAGCCGTCCGCCGCCTACGTCAGGCACCTGGCCGCCGGGCTCGTGGAGGCAGGCGCCTGGGACGTGGCCGACATCGCCGTCTACCTCGCGAGCTGCCCGGGCGCCGCGGGCGAGTGGAGTCCGCAGGACATCGCGGACCTGATCGCCGACCCGAGCGCCCACTGA
- a CDS encoding ABC transporter ATP-binding protein, with the protein MSITSGAPAVIEADGLAVSYGRGRRATRALEGCSFRVPAGSVCALVGLNGAGKSTLLRIAAGLARPTGGSVTVLGATPGTHRGRVGYLDQHQPLYAYLSVADTLAMGADLNAARWDAAYAAGIVERGGLDPKRRVRDLSGGERTRVALALALGKRPDLLLLDEPMADLDPLARRELMGLLLSDAAEHGTSILLSSHIVAELDDACDHLLLLGNGRAHLGGSVDALLAAHAVVTGRDTGLAPHTVVESRTTGRGRTALIRPRGPLADTWDSARPTLDELLVAHLRNPDAPAFLTPDMSAPDPSGHAGEHAAAGTTDNRPSQGLLT; encoded by the coding sequence GTGAGTATCACCAGCGGCGCTCCGGCCGTGATCGAGGCGGACGGTCTCGCCGTGAGCTACGGCCGTGGCCGCCGCGCCACCCGCGCCCTGGAGGGCTGCTCCTTCCGCGTCCCCGCGGGCAGCGTCTGCGCGCTGGTCGGCCTCAACGGCGCGGGGAAGTCCACCCTCCTGCGGATCGCCGCCGGTCTTGCCCGGCCCACCGGCGGCAGCGTCACGGTCCTCGGCGCCACCCCCGGCACGCACCGCGGCCGGGTCGGCTATCTGGACCAGCACCAGCCGCTCTACGCGTATCTCTCCGTCGCCGACACCCTCGCGATGGGCGCCGACCTCAACGCCGCCCGCTGGGACGCGGCGTACGCGGCCGGGATCGTCGAGCGGGGCGGCCTCGACCCCAAGCGCAGAGTCCGCGACCTGTCCGGTGGGGAGCGCACGAGGGTGGCCCTCGCGCTCGCCCTGGGCAAGCGGCCCGACCTGCTGCTGCTGGACGAACCGATGGCCGACCTCGACCCGCTCGCCCGGCGGGAGTTGATGGGGCTGCTGCTGTCCGACGCGGCCGAACACGGCACCAGCATCCTGCTCTCGTCCCACATAGTCGCCGAACTCGACGACGCCTGCGACCACTTGCTGCTCCTCGGCAACGGCAGGGCCCACCTGGGCGGTTCGGTCGACGCGCTGCTCGCCGCACACGCCGTGGTCACCGGCCGGGACACCGGCCTGGCTCCGCACACGGTGGTCGAGTCACGCACCACCGGCCGTGGCCGCACCGCGCTGATCCGTCCGCGTGGACCGCTCGCCGACACCTGGGACTCCGCGCGACCGACGCTGGACGAGCTGCTCGTGGCCCACCTCCGCAACCCGGACGCGCCGGCGTTCCTCACCCCGGACATGAGCGCGCCGGATCCGAGCGGGCACGCCGGCGAGCACGCCGCAGCCGGGACCACCGACAACCGCCCCTCACAAGGACTCCTCACATGA